A stretch of the Lolium perenne isolate Kyuss_39 chromosome 3, Kyuss_2.0, whole genome shotgun sequence genome encodes the following:
- the LOC127342536 gene encoding uncharacterized protein isoform X3, translating into MSSMESLAQLEVLCEKLYNSRDSAERAHAESTLKCFSENSDYISQCQYILDNASTPYALMLASTSLLKQVSDRSLSLQLRLDIRNYVMNYLAARGPKLQNFVIVSLIQLVCRITKFGWLDDDRFREIFKEATDFLALASQDHYLIGLKILNFLVMEMNQANSAMPLSLHRKIATSFKDQFLLQIFQISLTSLHQLKSEVADDLRRVPISLALRCLSFDFVGSPVDESSEEFGTVQLPASWRPLLQDPSTVQIFFDYYKVNDTTVSKEALECLVRLASVRRSLFVEDPARSQFLSHLMSGTREILQTGQGLADHGNYHEFCRLLGRFKVNYQLSELLSVEFYGEWIGLVAEFTTKSLLSWQWASNSVYYLLSLWSRLVTSLPYLKGDTPSLLDETVPKITEGFITSRINSVQASSDLDNPLDNAEGLQDQLESLPYLCRFKYESCSLFIINIMEPLLQAYTARSRLPAPGDVAELSVIEGQIAWMVHIIAAILKIRQTVGCSQDSQELFDAELAARVLQLINITDTGGHAQRYQELSKQRLDRAILIFVQNFRRSYVGDQAMHSSKQLYARLSELLGLTDHLVLLNVIVGKIATNLKCYAECEDVIDHTLALFQDLASGYMTGKLLLKLESTKFIMSNHSRENFPFLDEYRCVRSRTNFYYILGSLVFMEDGPIKFRTFMEPLLQIAVNLEASADAAFRTDAVKYAFTGLMRDLRGIAMATNSRRTYGLLFEWLYPSRMPLLLRAISLLTDQPEVTTPLFKFMAEFVLNKAQRLTFDSSSPNGILLFREISKLIVAYGSRILLLPNGTDIYARKYKGIWISLTVLSRALCGNYVNFGVFELYGDRALADALDISLKMTLSIPLSDILTFKKLSKAYYGYMEVMFNNHITISSVLNLDTSTFVHIVSTLESGLKGLDTGISTQCASAIDSLAAFYFNNIANITAGDNPPSPAALNLARHIGEFPSLFPQILKTLFEIIIFEDAGNQWSLSRPILSLIMISEQMFSDLRAQILASQAVEQQQRLSQCFDKLMTDVTRSLEPKNRDRFTQNLTTFRHDFRAK; encoded by the exons ATGTCCTCAATGGAGAGCCTAGCACAGCTAGAGGTGTTGTGTGAAAAGCTATACAATTCTAGAGACTCCGCTGAGAGAGCACATGCAGAAAGCACCCTCAAGTGCTTCTCAGAGAACAGTGACTACATTTCACAGTGCCAGTATATATTGGACAATGCATCAACTCCGTACGCCTTGATGCTGGCCAGtacaagcttgttgaagcaagtcTCCGACCGCAGTCTTTCTTTGCAACTGCGCCTGGATATCC GGAATTATGTCATGAACTATCTTGCGGCAAGAGGACCTAAATTGCAGAACTTTGTGATTGTTTCCCTAATTCAGCTTGTTTGTCGGATAACAAAATTTGGGTGGCTTGATGATGACAGATTCAGAGAGATTTTCAAAGAAGCAACAGATTTCTTAGCTCTT GCATCCCAGGATCACTATTTGATAGGATTGAAGATACTAAATTTTCTCGTAATGGAAATGAACCAG GCAAACTCTGCAATGCCCTTGTCGCTTCACAGAAAAATTGCAACCTCATTCAAAGACCAGTTTCTTCTGCAGATCTTCCAAATTTCTCTTACCTCATTACACCAACTGAAGAGTGAAG TTGCAGATGACCTAAGGCGTGTTCCTATTTCTCTTGCGTTGAGGTGCTTGTCATTTGACTTTGTTGGTTCACCAGTGGATGAGAGCTCTGAAGAATTTGGAACAGTGCAG CTTCCTGCATCCTGGAGGCCTCTCCTTCAAGATCCTTCCACTGTCCAGATTTTTTTCGATTACTACAAAGTCAATGATACAACTGTTTCCAAAGAG GCTTTAGAATGTCTTGTCAGGCTTGCTTCTGTCAGGCGTAGTCTTTTTGTGGAGGACCCTGCGAGGTCCCAGTTTCTCTCTCATCTGATGTCAGGCACCAGGGAGATACTCCAAACAGGCCAAG GTCTTGCTGATCATGGGAACTACCATGAGTTCTGCCGTCTCCTGGGACGTTTTAAAGTGAATTATCAG TTATCAGAGCTTCTGAGTGTTGAGTTTTATGGCGAATGGATTGGTCTTGTAGCAGAATTTACAACTAAATCGTTGCTATCATGGCAG TGGGCCAGTAACAGTGTATACTATCTTTTAAGCCTTTGGTCAAGGCTGGTGACATCTTTGCCTTACTTGAAAGGCGATACACCAAGTCTGCTAGATGAAACTGTACCCAAAATTACGGAAGGTTTTATCACTTCCAGAATTAATTCTGTTCAG GCCTCATCAGATTTAGACAATCCGTTGGATAATGCGGAAGGTCTTCAGGATCAGCTGGAGAGTCTTCCTTATCTTTGCCGATTCAAG TACGAAAGCTGTAGCCTTTTCATCATAAATATCATGGAGCCTCTTCTACAAGCTTATACG GCAAGGTCAAGATTACCTGCTCCTGGAGATGTAGCTGAGCTTTCTGTCATTGAAGGGCAGATTGCATGGATGGTCCACATAATTGCAGCCATTCTCAAGATAAGACAGACTGTTGGTTGCAG CCAAGATTCACAGGAGTTATTCGATGCAGAACTTGCAGCCCGAGTGTTACAATTGATAAATATTACTGATACAGGGGGGCATGCACAG AGATATCAAGAATTAAGCAAGCAAAGGCTTGATCGAGCTATTCTTATCTTTGTGCAAAATTTCAGAAGGTCCTATGTAGGTGACCAAGCCATGCATTCTTCAAAG CAGTTGTATGCAAGATTGTCTGAGCTTCTTGGACTGACTGACCATTTAGTTTTACTCAACGTTATTGTTGGGAAAATAGCTACAAATCTCAAGTGCTACGCTGAG TGTGAGGATGTAATTGATCATACTCTGGCACTGTTCCAGGACCTCGCATCTGG CTATATGACTGGAAAGCTTCTTCTCAAGTTGGAGAGTACAAAGTTCATCATGTCAAATCATTCT CGGGAAAATTTTCCGTTTCTTGATGAATACAGGTGTGTCCGCAGTAGAACGAACTTCTACTACATCCTTGGCTCCCTGGTCTTCATGGAAGATGGCCCAATAAAATTCCGCACTTTCATGGAGCCACTTCTGCAG ATTGCAGTTAATTTAGAGGCAAGTGCCGATGCTGCTTTCCGGACTGATGCTGTAAAGTACGCATTTACTGGTTTGATGAGAGATCTACGAGGCATTGCGATGGCCACAAATAG CCGCAGGACTTACGGCCTCCTATTTGAATGGTTGTATCCATCTCGCATGCCGCTTCTATTGAGAGCCATTTCCCTGTTGACAGATCAACCAGAG GTTACCACACCTTTATTCAAGTTCATGGCTGAATTTGTTTTGAACAAAGCTCAGCGATTGACGTTTGATTCGTCATCACcaaatgggatcctactgtttcgAGAGATAAGCAAGCTTATTGTGGCTTATGGTTCAAGGATTCTATTACTTCCAAATGGCACTGATATTTATGCAAGAAAATACAAAGGCATATGGATTTCATTGACTGTTCTTTCAAGGG CCTTATGTGGGAACTATGTCAATTTTGGCGTGTTTGAGCTTTATGGTGACAGAGCACTCGCAGATGCCCTTGACATATCTTTGAAGATGACGCTGTCAATTCCACTGTCTGATATATTGACATTTAAAAAG CTATCAAAAGCATACTATGGATACATGGAAGTTATGTTCAACAACCATATCACTATCAGTTCTGTTCTCAATTTGGATACAAGCACCTTCGTGCATATTGTCAGCACACTTGAATCTGGCTTAAAAGGATTAGATACAGGGATATCAACACAG TGCGCTTCCGCCATTGATAGCTTGGCAGCTTTCTATTTTAACAATATAGCTAATATAACTGCTGGTGATAATCCTCCATCACCAGCTGCACTGAATCTTGCTCGGCATATTGGGGAGTTCCCCAGTTTATTTCCTCAG ATACTAAAGACACTTTTTGAAATCATTATCTTCGAGGATGCGGGTAACCAGTGGAGTCTCAGTAGACCAATACTGAGTTTAATAATGATCAGTGAACAG ATGTTTAGTGATCTGAGAGCACAGATATTAGCGTCACAG GCTGTAGAGCAGCAACAACGCCTCTCCCAGTGTTTCGATAAGCTCATGACTGATGTCACAAGGAGCCTGGAACCGAAGAACAGAGATAGATTCACTCAGAACCTTACAACATTCAGGCATGATTTCCGAGCGAAGTAG